The DNA window CCGCCCTCCTGACGGGAAAGGTGCGTCCAGCGCCGCGTGAGACGTGACCGAAGATAGTCGAGCTGGGCAAGTTCAACCTGCGTCTTTGCCGCGCGCGTCTGTGCACGACTCGCAAAGATATCAAGAATGAGCCCAGATCGGTCCAGCAGCTTACAATCGATCTGCTTCTCGATGTTCTTGACCTGAACGGGGCTGAGCTCATCGTCGAAAATCACGAGATCCGTATCTCGCTTTTTCGTAAGCCGGCCCAACTCGCTCACCTTGCCGGACCCAATAAACGTAGCCGGATCCGGACTATTGAGCGACTGGGTGAGCCGATCGGTCACCTCGGCCCCGGCCGTATTCGCCAGGTGCTCCAGCTCATTCAGGTGGTCACGCACCTCAAAGCGCGATTGCTGCGGCGTGATGACGCCCACGATGATTGCGGTCTCGGCATCTTTTGTCTTCTCTTCGGGTGTAAACAACGGCGATGGGCACTTATGAAGGGAAAGTACGAGCGATCACACTGCGTTCAACGAACCCACGGTGCGTTCCGATCCCTCTCCGGGGAGCGAACAGTTCCCGGGATCGTGAAGAACCAGTCGCTGCGATGCGTCCCCATTCGTCCATGATGTCTTCATGGACCGGTATACCTATGGGCCAAATTGGTGTTGCACGCTTTGCCCGAGCGCCCGGGCAGACGCCGCTCCGACGTTCCCCGGAAGGGCCGTACGGACCTCCGAACCGTTGATCAGGCTTCCTCCTCCTGATCGCCGATCATTTCGGCGATCGAACGTCCCTCTGCAAAAGCGTGGGAGGCGTCGAGTTTAGTCGCGAGAATCTGCCGAAACTCTTCCTCATAGCGCTCCGGCACAGGCAAATCGAGACGATGATGCTCTTGGCGTTCCCGATCCCGGTACAGAAAGACGAAGTGCGGCCGTCCGTTTCGAACGGTCGAGACGTAGTCGACCACCTGACTCCACACAACAGCATGATGGACACGCGGCAGGTCCGGCACGAGCCCATACTCCGTAATGACGGTGGATCGGGCAAGCCACGACGCGACAAACCAGAAGACCCCGCCGGCCAGATACCCGACCGCAATGCTTGAAAACACGGTAACCTCATAAATATGTGCCAGAACGAGCCCCACCCCCACCAGAAGCAAAAAGAGAGAAGGAGCAATTGGAGCGCGGGTTAGTCCTCCTGTGCGCCAGACCAGTAGGGGACGCCGAAGCCGCAGTCGACGGATCACGGCCATAATCATGAGCGTGGCCGTTCCCCCAACGAAGAGCACAAGCCCTGTCGCGTGAAGCACCGCAAGTACGTCGGCAAAGGTGAACACGGACGAAAGGCGACCACCGATGAACAGGAAGGGGGACACGAGCGCCTCAGCGCGTTACGTTGCGGCCGTCTCGGGACGCCACTGACTCGCCACAAGCATCTCAGTAACGAGGAAAATCAACGCCAGGAGCAAAAAGACGTTCCAAATCTCGGTGCCTGCTTGCCGGGTCCGCAGCGTTTGTGCAACGTCCGCCGCCCCGGTGCCAGACACGGACTGGACGGTCGCCCCTAGCACCGATTGCAGATGCGATGCTGCACTATCGACGGGTGCGATTCGGAGATCCGACTCTGCCGGATCCACATTCACCGCGATCCGACGCACGAGCCGCTCCCCTGCCTGTATATCGTAGACGCCCGGCGTATGGAGTGTGCGCCCCACCTGCAGGAGCGTAGCCCCAAAGAGGCTGCGCTGCTCGGGCGCTCTCTCCGTTCCGCCCGGCCCCACGAGTCGGAGCGAGGTCCCCGGCGCGAGTCCAGAAATCCGCAGTTCGCCGGGCGCCCCGGCCACCAACTGCTCGCCGGAGACGGAGGTCCCTGCTGAGAGGTAGTAGACCGACCGATAAAGGAAGGGGATGAACAGCCCCCGGACCGGCAGATCACTCCATCGAGGCGTGGGCGCAACGGCCATCCACAGCAGCGCCCCGCCCCCGTGACGCACCTCGTGAAGGAACGGGAGGCCGCTCGTGAGTTCGATGAGCGTCTGCCCCGAACGTCCAGAGGGCCGCAGATTCATCGTGTAGTAGATCTGCGGTTGCTCCACCTGTGCATCCGGCCGCCGTTCTCGGTTGAATACCCCTTCGAACAGCGGGTGCTCCAAATCCACTCGTGCAAACGACGCAATGGACTGCTGACCAGCCGGCGTGCCACTTACGCCCTGAATCGTCCCCGCATCAAGGGCAGTAAGGAGCGGATTGTAGGCCTCCGGCCCGGCCTGCTCACTCGGAAAGAGCAAGATCCCTCCGCCCCGCTCTACGTATCGGGACAGTGCATCGACCTCCCCAGTCGACAGCGTGCGCGGCCCCACGAGGAGCACCGCCTCATACCTCCCCAGCTCGGCCGACGCGAGCGTCCCCTCGTCGATGCCCGTCGTTCGAAATGCAATGCGGTCCGCAATCATCTCCGACGAGAGCGCAAGGTCCACGTACCGGGTCTGCTGCCCGTTGCCCCGTACCACCAGTATCCGCCGCTCCTGGGGCACGTTGAGCGTAAAGTGGTGCCGATCATCGGCGGGAAAGTCGTCCTCTTCCGTTTCGACGGCGCCGCGGAGCCAACCCCGCTGCTGCGGTGTCACTGTAAACGAAACCGTCGTCTCCAGCCCCGGCTCCAGAGTGGTCGTGGCCTGAGCTACGCGCTGTCCTTCCAAATATACACTGGCGACGTAGTCGGTAAGCGTTTCCCTCCCGTAATTCACGAGGGTCGCTTCGAGTTGAACCGGCTGCCCTTCTTCTGCAATCCGGCTCGTCACCGTTACGTCCGTAATGCCCACGTTCGCCGGGTCCCGAGTCTCGACCGGTAGAAGACGTATCTGCACGCCGTCCGGAAGCTGTGTGGCCACCGAATCCCCGAGCGTGCTGCGCTGGAAATCGCCTGCCACATAGACGATGCGACGGGGGGCCTCCGATTTCGCCACAGCCTCTCCGGCCCGCACGACCGCTCGGGCCAGTGCGGAAGCGCCCGCGCGAGGCTCCAGGTTGGACAGGGTCTCTCGTGCTACCCCGACGTTCGTCCCTAGGGACGGCGCCCCCTGTCCGCTTTGCGCCGTAGGCCAGACCAGTACTTCATCGCCCTCTTCGACCGTGTCCAACATTCCCTGCCCCTTCGCCTTCGCTCGGTCGAGCGCCAAGCCGCCCTGCTCCCCTTCTACTTGCATGGACAATGAGTTGTCCACCACCAGCGCGTGGGCCGTTCGAACCGAGGAGCCGACGCCGGCCAGATCACCGGTAAGGGTGGGCTGCGCAAACGCCATAACCAGGCTCGCAATCGCCAGCATCCGCAAGGCCAGAAGCAGCCATTCCTTAATGCGCACGCGCTGCACCGCCGTCTCCTGGAGCTCTTTCACGAACGCCAGGGAACTGAAATCGACCGTGGCGGGCTGGCGCAGGTTGAACAGGTGCAGGAACAGCGGCACGACCACTGCCGCCATTGCGAGGAGTGCAAACGGATTCAGAAACGACACAGGCGGACGACACTTCTGACAACGAAACGGGGCCGCCTGCTACCGTACGGGAAGTGTCCGCGTTCCAGCGGTCGGTTATGCGGTCCGCCCATCCGTCCTGTCGTTCGAATATTTCCTTTGGCTCGCCTCTCTCCCCCAACTCTCATGATGCCCCCCAGCAGCCAGTTTGGAACGCACCTTTGCCGCTCCAACACTCTCTGGAAACCGATCGTGACCGAGCCGGGCCTCTCTTCACGAATTTACCGCTTCATTGCCAGCGTTACGCCGTCGGCCAGCGGGAGGACGGTCAGGTCAATGCGCTCGTCCCCATGTAGCTTCTCGTTAAGTCTCCGGATGGCCTGAATGCTTTCATCATCGGGGGCCGGCTCGGTGACTTGTCCTCCGCGAAACATATTGTCAAGGGCAAGGACCCCACCGGGACGCAGCAACTGTAAGGACTGTTCATAGTAGGTATCGTACGACTCCTTGTCGGCGTCGATGAAGACAAAATCGAACGTTCCCGCCTGTCCGTTGTCCAGCAACTCCGACAGCGTCTCCTCAGCCGGCGCGATGCGCAGATCGATGCGCTCCTCCACTCCGGCCTCTCGCCAGTAGCGCCGCGCCACATCGGTATACTCCTCGCTGACATCACAGGCCACTAGCGTCCCATTCGGGGGCAGCACCTCGGCCACGGCGAGCGCACTGTAGCCAGTAAAGACCCCTATCTCCAGGGATCGCCGCGCGCCAATGAGCCGCACGAGAAACTGGAAGAACTGCGCCTGCTCCGGGGCAATCTGCATCTGTGACTCCGGATGCTCGGCCATGTCTTTCCGGAGTCGTGTCATTATCTCCGACTCGCGGAGGGAGACCGAAAGGAGGTACTCGTGGAGGTCGTCGGGAAGGCCAAGGGTTTTGCGAGACATGGCAAGCGAGGAAAGCTACGCAGGATCGAGAGTCTACAGGGATGTGCCCGAATGATGGGCTTCGGGGGACGCAAGCTACGAGTGGGGACGGGGTGGGTTCAAGCCCCGTTGCCACAACCAGCAGGGTCGTGGGATCTTCTCAAGGAGCGCTCCCTCTTCTTGCTGTACAGTCCCCCGACGCGTCACTGGCCCTGCGGAGTGCGTCCAATGACCTCGCCCCCCTTCAGTCCCGTGCCGATCCATCTCAGGAATGGGGAGAAGCCGAGATGCTCCATCCATCCGTCGCATCGACCACCGAAAAGCAATTCCCGAGGAAGCGCTCAATGACAGCGGCGTTCGTCTGCGTGTGCGTGGTGAGGGCCGTCGTGCGAAACTGTCCTCCGCCCAGCGCCAGCGGCAACAGCAGTTGATCGGCGAGATGCGGACCCACCGGCACCTCGGCATCCAGATACGACTCTGCCGCCTCCGCCACCCCCATCGCCACCTGTTCGGCGGGCAGCCCCTTTTCCCCAATACCGCTTATGACCTCGGTTACGTGCTGAAACGGCACCTCCAACAACAGGGCATTGCCCGCACTCAGGGACGACGGCGTGTCGATGCGCGTCTCCCCAATCTCAACCGACAGGGCTTCCTGCAACGTTGCGATTTCCCGTTCAGCGATGTGACGGGGCAGATTCGCAACAATGGCCCGAATCCGGAAGGGTCGTGAGGCCCCGCGCTCCGTGAGGGTAAGTGGCTCCAGCTCGCCCACTGGCTGCACGTCCACCGTGCAGCGGCCGCCCCCCTTCGGATAAAAGCCGGGACGGTCGAGTGTGGCGCGCAGTGTGGGTCCCATCCGCTCGACGATCGGAAGAAACGTAGCCGCGAAGAAGTCGAACGGGGGAGCAAAGCGGTTGTGGGTGCCGCCCGTAACGGTGACGCGGGATGAGCGGGGGGCTGTGAGAAGCGGGAGCAGGGCCGTCTGCAGTACGAGGATCGCACTGCCGGCCGTGCCGACGTCGAAGCGGTAGGTACCGGGCACGACCGTCGACGGCTCGAACGTGAGTGTTCGGGTGCCCTCTTGCACTTCCGAGACCGCGGCCTCTCCGATGGTCGCGGCAGCCTGTACGGCAGCCACGTGCTGTGGGCGCAGGCCAGGACGCGAGCGGTTGGTCCGAATATTCGTGAGACGGATGGACCGCTGTGTCGTGAGGGACAGGCTGAGAGCCGTTCGCACGATTTGCCCGCCCCCCTCTCCCATGGAACCGTCAATTTCAATCATACCCCTTCCTCTGCGCTACGCGGCAGCATGAACGGTGGAAAGCTCTTTGCTCTTCCCTTTGACCCGAAGAATGTAACAGGCCACGTTCCGTTCGAGCGTCGGAGTGCGCCCGGGAAGCAGATACACGTCCTTCTCGCCAAGCAGCGTCACCTGCAGCGTCACCGGCACGCCGTCCTCCTCCAGGTCGCTGAATCGATTCGAGAGATTTTGGTCGGTAAACCGGGCCTCCACCCGCGCCGAGCGGCCACTGACGTAAAGCTTACCGGTGGAGAACCCACGGAGGGGGCGCAGCGCCGATTCTTGATCGCGCTTGCGCCACTGAATGTTGGAGAGCATGTACTCGCCGTCGGAAAGGTCGGCCATAACAACTGCAGGTCTGCTTGTTGAGCAACAGATGGACGTTGATCTCTATTCATCATCGGGCGCCAGGTTCTATGTGAGGCGTCCCTCGTCGTATCCAGACTGATTTTTCAGTCCTCTTGTATTTTTGAGGCGAAACGCCTCCCTTGAAGGGATGGACTACACTTTCTGATACTGCTTGATCTCAATGGGCGCTTTTCTCGCAGCATGGTTTCGGGATCTCTCGCCCCTACTTCAATCACTCCTTGCCGGATGCTTCACGTGGGGCGTGACGGCCCTCGGAGCTTCCGTGGTGTTCGTGACTCGACAGGTAAACCGAAAGCTCCTCGACGCCATGATGGGGTTTGCCGCAGGCGTCATGATCGCAGCCAGTTTTTGGTCCCTCCTTGTCCCCTCCATCGAAATGGCCGAAGCACAGGGCGTCGCGGGGTGGATTCCTGCCGTGATCGGGTTCCTGGTTGGCGGGGTCTTCCTGCGCGTGGCCGATGCCCTCCTGCCCCACCTCCACCCAGGAGCCAAACTCTCGGAGGCAGAAGGGCTAGATACGTCTTGGCGCCGCGCCACGCTGCTCGTACTGGCCATCACGCTCCACAACATCCCCGAAGGGCTGGCCGTGGGCGTTACGTTCGGGGCCGCCGCCCTTCAGTTGGAGGTGGCCACAGGGGCCACGCTGGCCGCTGCAATTACGCTTGCCATAGGCATTGGACTTCAAAACTTCCCGGAGGGCATTGCCGTGTCTATGCCGTTGCGGGGAGAGGGCATCTCGCGAGGCCGCAGCTTCTGGTACGGCCAGCTGTCCGGGGTGGTAGAGCCACTCTCGGCCGTGGGCGGAGCCGCTGCCGTGCTCGCCGTCCGTCCCGCCCTTCCATATGCCCTGTCCTTCGCCGCCGGAGCCATGATCTACGTCGTGGTGGAGGAGCTCATCCCAGAGTCGCAGCGCCACGGAAACACAGACCTCGCCACGATGGGAGCCATGACGGGCTTTGCCGTCATGATGGTGATGGACGTCGCCCTCGGATGATGCTCCTCTCACAGCGGCCCGTCGATGGACCCTCTACCGCAAGAGAGTGGGGGGCAGCATCCACCGTAGCCGCCCCTCCCCAAACCGCACCTCCCGCCACGATGGGGCCTCAGTATCAATCCGAACACAAGTGCCGGGAGGAAGCGAGACATTGGCCGACCCTAGCAATTGGCTGACGGCCGTGCTCCAGGCCGGTTCGTGCCCCACCAGCAGTACGGCGCGACGCTCGTCCGATAGGGCTTGGATCTCTTCCAGCACATCGGCGGGCTGGGCCTGGTAGAGCGCATGGGAGGACCGAAGCGGCACCTCGACCTGCCACTGGCCCCGCTCGGATAGGGCTTCCGCCGTCTGACGCGCCCGTACGGCGGGAGAGGTGACAATCCCATCGGGCAACTGATCGGTCGCGGCCAGCAGTTGGCCCAATCGGCCTGCGTCGTGATAGCCCTCTTCTGTAAGGGGGCGGTCGCGATCATCGTCGTACGACCGGCCCGGCTCGGCATCGGCGTGTCGAAGTAAATAAAGTGTATTCATGACGGCGTGGATCCGATGGCAGTGTGAACGGAATGGTCGACGGGCGATACGAACACTGTTCTCAACCAAACGGACGGCTCGCCCGATCGTGGTGAAAAGAGAGCGAAGCAGAAGCACGTGCCGCCCGCAGTGCATATGTGTGAATAATGCGGGCCATCGTCGGCGGGGACTCTGCCGACCGCATGGCTCCCGTCCCACAGTCACTTCTTTCTGCACATGCCCCTTGTCTCATGTCGACTCCGTCACTCCCAAACGGCGTCATTGCTGCCAGCCTCACGCCCCTCGACACTGCAGGCCAACCGGACGGGGCGGCCCTCGCCTCGCACGTCCAAACGCTCTTAGACGAGGGCTGTGACGCCGCGCTTCTCTTCGGGACAACCGGCGAAGGCCTGTCTTTCACCGTAGAGGAGCGTCGGCGGGCGCTGGATGCCGTTCTGGACGCCGGGGTTTCGCCGCATCAGCTTCTCGTGGGCACCGGGGCGCTTCCGCTTCCCGACGCCGCAGAGCTCACGGCCCACGCAACCGAACACGGGGTGGGCGGGGTCCTGGTGCTGCCCCCCTTCCACTTTACCGACGTGACCGACGATGGGCTTGCCCGCACCTATGAAGGCCTCATCGACGCCGTCGGCAACGACGACCTTCGACTGTACTTCTACCATTACCCGGAGCTCACCCACGTCCCCATTCCGTTTCCCGTCATCGAGCGGCTGCGGGAACAGTATCCGGACCAGATTGCCGGCATCAAGGATTCGAGTGGCGAGTGGGACCACCAGGATGCCCTCTGCTCCTCCTTTCCGGACCTGCAGGTGTTTGCGGGCTCGGAGCGGCACCTGACCCCCCTGTTGCGGGCTGGGGGGGCGGGGTGTATCTCTGCCACCGTGAACGTCACGGCTCCGCTTGCTCAACAAGCCGTACGCGACTGGGAAAACGACGCACAGGTCGCCTCCGCTCAGTCAACGCTCACGGAACTCCGAACGCGCCTGTCGCAGTTTCCTACGATTCCTGCCATCAAGCAACTCCTCGCCTGGCGCCACGACGCCCCGGCCTGGACACAGGTGCGACCGCCCCTTGCTCCGCTGGACGAGGACGAAACCTCACGTCTGCAGTCCCTCCATGCATCGCTTTGGACGGAGGTCGAAGACGCACTCAACTAGGACCGCCCTCCGATGGTCGTGAGGTTACTGTCCCTCCGGCACGATCTCCCCCTCCGGCGTAATCCGCTCGCCCGGCTC is part of the Salinibacter sp. 10B genome and encodes:
- a CDS encoding BatA domain-containing protein is translated as MSFLNPFALLAMAAVVVPLFLHLFNLRQPATVDFSSLAFVKELQETAVQRVRIKEWLLLALRMLAIASLVMAFAQPTLTGDLAGVGSSVRTAHALVVDNSLSMQVEGEQGGLALDRAKAKGQGMLDTVEEGDEVLVWPTAQSGQGAPSLGTNVGVARETLSNLEPRAGASALARAVVRAGEAVAKSEAPRRIVYVAGDFQRSTLGDSVATQLPDGVQIRLLPVETRDPANVGITDVTVTSRIAEEGQPVQLEATLVNYGRETLTDYVASVYLEGQRVAQATTTLEPGLETTVSFTVTPQQRGWLRGAVETEEDDFPADDRHHFTLNVPQERRILVVRGNGQQTRYVDLALSSEMIADRIAFRTTGIDEGTLASAELGRYEAVLLVGPRTLSTGEVDALSRYVERGGGILLFPSEQAGPEAYNPLLTALDAGTIQGVSGTPAGQQSIASFARVDLEHPLFEGVFNRERRPDAQVEQPQIYYTMNLRPSGRSGQTLIELTSGLPFLHEVRHGGGALLWMAVAPTPRWSDLPVRGLFIPFLYRSVYYLSAGTSVSGEQLVAGAPGELRISGLAPGTSLRLVGPGGTERAPEQRSLFGATLLQVGRTLHTPGVYDIQAGERLVRRIAVNVDPAESDLRIAPVDSAASHLQSVLGATVQSVSGTGAADVAQTLRTRQAGTEIWNVFLLLALIFLVTEMLVASQWRPETAAT
- a CDS encoding class I SAM-dependent methyltransferase yields the protein MSRKTLGLPDDLHEYLLSVSLRESEIMTRLRKDMAEHPESQMQIAPEQAQFFQFLVRLIGARRSLEIGVFTGYSALAVAEVLPPNGTLVACDVSEEYTDVARRYWREAGVEERIDLRIAPAEETLSELLDNGQAGTFDFVFIDADKESYDTYYEQSLQLLRPGGVLALDNMFRGGQVTEPAPDDESIQAIRRLNEKLHGDERIDLTVLPLADGVTLAMKR
- the rtcA gene encoding RNA 3'-terminal phosphate cyclase gives rise to the protein MIEIDGSMGEGGGQIVRTALSLSLTTQRSIRLTNIRTNRSRPGLRPQHVAAVQAAATIGEAAVSEVQEGTRTLTFEPSTVVPGTYRFDVGTAGSAILVLQTALLPLLTAPRSSRVTVTGGTHNRFAPPFDFFAATFLPIVERMGPTLRATLDRPGFYPKGGGRCTVDVQPVGELEPLTLTERGASRPFRIRAIVANLPRHIAEREIATLQEALSVEIGETRIDTPSSLSAGNALLLEVPFQHVTEVISGIGEKGLPAEQVAMGVAEAAESYLDAEVPVGPHLADQLLLPLALGGGQFRTTALTTHTQTNAAVIERFLGNCFSVVDATDGWSISASPHS
- a CDS encoding ZIP family metal transporter, which produces MGAFLAAWFRDLSPLLQSLLAGCFTWGVTALGASVVFVTRQVNRKLLDAMMGFAAGVMIAASFWSLLVPSIEMAEAQGVAGWIPAVIGFLVGGVFLRVADALLPHLHPGAKLSEAEGLDTSWRRATLLVLAITLHNIPEGLAVGVTFGAAALQLEVATGATLAAAITLAIGIGLQNFPEGIAVSMPLRGEGISRGRSFWYGQLSGVVEPLSAVGGAAAVLAVRPALPYALSFAAGAMIYVVVEELIPESQRHGNTDLATMGAMTGFAVMMVMDVALG
- a CDS encoding histidine phosphatase family protein, translated to MNTLYLLRHADAEPGRSYDDDRDRPLTEEGYHDAGRLGQLLAATDQLPDGIVTSPAVRARQTAEALSERGQWQVEVPLRSSHALYQAQPADVLEEIQALSDERRAVLLVGHEPAWSTAVSQLLGSANVSLPPGTCVRIDTEAPSWREVRFGEGRLRWMLPPTLLR
- a CDS encoding dihydrodipicolinate synthase family protein, which translates into the protein MSTPSLPNGVIAASLTPLDTAGQPDGAALASHVQTLLDEGCDAALLFGTTGEGLSFTVEERRRALDAVLDAGVSPHQLLVGTGALPLPDAAELTAHATEHGVGGVLVLPPFHFTDVTDDGLARTYEGLIDAVGNDDLRLYFYHYPELTHVPIPFPVIERLREQYPDQIAGIKDSSGEWDHQDALCSSFPDLQVFAGSERHLTPLLRAGGAGCISATVNVTAPLAQQAVRDWENDAQVASAQSTLTELRTRLSQFPTIPAIKQLLAWRHDAPAWTQVRPPLAPLDEDETSRLQSLHASLWTEVEDALN